A single Cottoperca gobio chromosome 5, fCotGob3.1, whole genome shotgun sequence DNA region contains:
- the cast gene encoding calpastatin isoform X35: MSQPSQATPKPAAQVSTAKPAQFEVQVEVPPAAAKGAKEVDPFDALASILPSADPITPLLPVYTGPEVTEHDITSERGQKCGERDSTLPPGYRFEDMPPAPADYKPKDVPKPLSTDEALDSLSFGFTPSTASAAPQKQEKSQTSSAAASVSVCAPAPPADKKAKMEKVSDDFSLESLLPAVTATATKAAPPVAVCQAPPADKKAKMMDANPKTDAGVSMSLDALSALVDTLPEDKPKPELPKLRPEDIVSEDKHKKETGVFVGERDDSIAPEYRFNVDELKKLPAPKPEPTIGTGEALDFLSGDFTDSSAAPVVQAPLAKKAPAVPPVAVCPPADKKVKKENIPDDFALQAATATDDFSLDALSALSDTLPADVPKPEVPELRPEDIVSEDKHKKERGVFVGERDDSIAPEYRFNVDELKKLPAPKPEPTIGTGEALDFLSGDFTDSSAAPVVQAPSAQKHEDTLIVCYGPPPAVMASVITPVPLPTQTKVEDLSALDLLSGDFVSSTKTSGLQAPVPPPTKKTPEKTVCPLEQHRPVDVLHGRTPQAKPNQGGSLSLDALSALSDTLPEDKPKPELPKLRPEDIVSEDKHKKKKGVFVGERDDSIAPEYRFNEEQLKKLPAPEPEPTMCTGDALDILSGGFESSSAPVVQAPVITPSAPPAQSSADFSLDALAGEFVSSSAAPTVKSAVCVPTETAAELYPGADNAMDALSDTLKDITPAPQPVPPPAKDIVKEKKVVEERLVKMGERDDSLPPEYRPTKEMGEAPAPPKGKTMDDKTAMDLLSSDFGAAASKPAAPAASSAATTKLEPPVLDSKPLKPMTGAVLDSLSSTLLPDVPEFKPTDKPKGKSKSKSKSKKHQAEEPSPTEQLPAQQSSDVVPRSTKKEGKR; this comes from the exons ATG tcGCAGCCTAGCCAGGCCACACCCAAACCGGCAGCTCAGGTCTCCACTGCCAAGCCTGCACAGTTCGAG gtgcaggtggaggttcctccagcagcagctaaGGGAGCCAAAGAG GTTGATCCATTCGATGCCCTGGCCAGCATACTGCCATCAGCTGATCCTATCACACCCCTCCTGCCTGTATACACAGGACCGGAGGTCACAGag CATGACATCACCTCTGAGAGGGGTCAGAAGTGTGGAGAAAGAGACAGCACGCTGCCTCCAGGCTACAGATTTGAAGATATG CCTCCAGCTCCTGCAGATTATAAGCCTAAGGACGTTCCT AAACCACTGAGCACAGACGAGGCCCTGGATTCTCTTTCATTTGGATTCACGCCTTCCACTGCTTCAGCTGCACCACAGAAGCAAGAG AAATCTCAAACCTCTTCAGCAGCCgcttctgtgtctgtgtgtgctccTGCACCACCAGCTGATAAAAAAGCCAAGATGGAGAAAGTTTCGGATGATTTCTCTCTGGAAAGTTTGCTTCCCGCTGTTACTGCCACTGCCACG AAAGCAGCTCCTCCTGTGGCCGTCTGTCAAGCTCCTCCTGCCGATAAAAAAGCCAAAATGATGGACGCCAATCCCAAGACTGATGCA ggtgtctctatgtctctggaTGCTCTCAGCGCTCTTGTTGACACGTTGCCAGAAGACAAACCAAAACCTGAACTCCCCAAACTCAGACCTGAGGACATCGTCTCG GAGGACAAACACAAGAAGGAGACGGGTGTGTTTGTGGGAGAGAGGGACGACTCAATTGCTCCAGAATACAGGTTTAATGTGGACGAACTGAAAAAACTGCCTGCTCCTAAACCTGAG CCGACCATTGGTACTGGTGAGGCTCTGGACTTTTTGTCTGGAGACTTCACGGACTCTTCAGCAGCGCCTGTTGTCCAGGCTCCTCTAGCAAAG AAAGCCCCGGCAGTTCCTCCTGTGGCTGTGTGTCCTCCTGCTGATAAAAAAGTCAAGAAGGAGAACATCCCTGATGATTTCGCTCTGCAGGCTGCAACTGCTACG GATGACTTCTCTCTGGACGCTCTCAGCGCTCTCAGTGACACGTTGCCAGCAGACGTGCCAAAACCTGAAGTTCCCGAACTCAGACCTGAGGACATCGTCTCG GAGGACAAACACAAGAAGGAGAGGGGTGTGTTTGTGGGAGAGAGGGACGACTCAATTGCTCCAGAATACAGGTTTAATGTGGACGAACTGAAAAAACTGCCTGCTCCTAAACCTGAG CCGACCATTGGTACTGGTGAGGCTCTGGACTTTTTGTCTGGAGACTTCACAGACTCTTCAGCAGCGCCTGTTGTCCAGGCTCCTTCAGCACAG AAACATGAGGACACTTTAATTGTGTGTTATGGTCCTCCACCTGCTGTCATGGCTTCTGTCATCACCCCCGTGCCTCTTCCTACACAG aCCAAAGTAGAAGATTTGTCAGCTCTGGATCTCCTTTCTGGAGATTTTGTGTCTTCAACTAAAACTTCTGGACTTCAGGCACCTGTCCCTCCTCCCACCAAGAAGACCCCAGAG AAAACGGTTTGTCCTCTGGAACAGCACAGGCCAGTTGATGTCCTCCATGGACGAACACCACAAGCAAAACCCAATCAG GGgggctctctgtctctggatgCTCTCAGTGCTCTCAGTGACACGTTGCCAGAAGACAAACCAAAACCTGAACTCCCCAAACTCAGACCTGAGGACATCGTCTCG gaggacaaacacaagaagaagaagggtgtgtttgtgggagAGAGGGACGACTCAATTGCTCCAGAATACAGGTTCAATGAGGAACAACTCAAAAAACTGCCTGCTCCTGAACCTGAG cccaCCATGTGTACTGGTGATGCTCTGGACATTTTGTCTGGAGGCTTCGAGTCCTCATCAGCTCCTGTTGTCCAGGCTCCTGTCATTACCCCCTCGGCTCCTCCTGCACAG TCCTCTGCAGACTTTTCTCTGGATGCCTTGGCGGGAGaatttgtttcctcctctgccgCTCCAACGGTGAAGTCCGCTGTTTGTGTTCCCACAGAAACTGCCGCAGAG CTGTACCCAGGAGCAGACAATGCTATGGATGCTCTGTCAGACACCTTGAAGGATATCACACCCGCCCCTCAGCCCGTCCCACCTCCTGCCAAAGACATTGTCAAG GAGAAAAAGGTTGTTGAAGAAAGGCTGGTTAAGATGGGGGAGAGAGACGACTCTCTGCCACCAGAGTATCGACCCACTAAG GAAATGGGAGAAGCACCTGCACCACCCAAGGGG AAGACTATGGATGATAAAACAGCCATGGACCTGCTGTCCAGTGACTTCGGTGCCGCTGCTTCCAAGCCCGCTGCACCCGCCGCATCATCTGCTGCCACAACAAAGCTGGAACCTCCTGTGCTGGACTCAAAGCCCCTGAAG CCAATGACTGGTGCTGTCCTGGACTCCCTGTCTAGCACTCTGCTCCCAGATGTCCCAGAGTTCAAACCTACAGACAAACCAAAG GGCAAGAgcaagtcaaagtcaaagtctAAA AAACACCAAGCAGAGGAGCCGTCTCCCACTGAACAGCTGCCCGCTCAGCAAAGCTCCGACGTTGTGCCGAGATCTACAAAGAAGGAAGGGAAGAGATAG
- the cast gene encoding calpastatin isoform X28: MSQPSQATPKPAAQVSTAKPAQFESATATTTFNTAVPKLDTAKTTKPISTAAAGNVSVQGKKEATQTKVQVEVPPAAAKGAKEVDPFDALASILPSADPITPLLPVYTGPEVTEHDITSERGQKCGERDSTLPPGYRFEDMPPAPADYKPKDVPKPLSTDEALDSLSFGFTPSTASAAPQKQEKSQTSSAAASVSVCAPAPPADKKAKMEKVSDDFSLESLLPAVTATATKAAPPVAVCQAPPADKKAKMMDANPKTDAGVSMSLDALSALVDTLPEDKPKPELPKLRPEDIVSEDKHKKETGVFVGERDDSIAPEYRFNVDELKKLPAPKPEPTIGTGEALDFLSGDFTDSSAAPVVQAPLAKKAPAVPPVAVCPPADKKVKKENIPDDFALQAATATDDFSLDALSALSDTLPADVPKPEVPELRPEDIVSEDKHKKERGVFVGERDDSIAPEYRFNVDELKKLPAPKPEPTIGTGEALDFLSGDFTDSSAAPVVQAPSAQKHEDTLIVCYGPPPAVMASVITPVPLPTQTKVEDLSALDLLSGDFVSSTKTSGLQAPVPPPTKKTPEKTVCPLEQHRPVDVLHGRTPQAKPNQGGSLSLDALSALSDTLPEDKPKPELPKLRPEDIVSEDKHKKKKGVFVGERDDSIAPEYRFNEEQLKKLPAPEPEPTMCTGDALDILSGGFESSSAPVVQAPVITPSAPPAQSSADFSLDALAGEFVSSSAAPTVKSAVCVPTETAAELYPGADNAMDALSDTLKDITPAPQPVPPPAKDIVKEKKVVEERLVKMGERDDSLPPEYRPTKEMGEAPAPPKGKTMDDKTAMDLLSSDFGAAASKPAAPAASSAATTKLEPPVLDSKPLKPMTGAVLDSLSSTLLPDVPEFKPTDKPKGKSKSKSKSKKHQAEEPSPTEQLPAQQSSDVVPRSTKKEGKR, encoded by the exons ATG tcGCAGCCTAGCCAGGCCACACCCAAACCGGCAGCTCAGGTCTCCACTGCCAAGCCTGCACAGTTCGAG AGTGCCACTGCCACCACAACATTCAACACTGCTGTGCCTAAACTTGATACGGCTAAAACAACAAAGCCAATTTCTACGGCTGCGGCTGGAAATGTGTCTGtgcagggaaagaaagaagCGACACAAACAAAG gtgcaggtggaggttcctccagcagcagctaaGGGAGCCAAAGAG GTTGATCCATTCGATGCCCTGGCCAGCATACTGCCATCAGCTGATCCTATCACACCCCTCCTGCCTGTATACACAGGACCGGAGGTCACAGag CATGACATCACCTCTGAGAGGGGTCAGAAGTGTGGAGAAAGAGACAGCACGCTGCCTCCAGGCTACAGATTTGAAGATATG CCTCCAGCTCCTGCAGATTATAAGCCTAAGGACGTTCCT AAACCACTGAGCACAGACGAGGCCCTGGATTCTCTTTCATTTGGATTCACGCCTTCCACTGCTTCAGCTGCACCACAGAAGCAAGAG AAATCTCAAACCTCTTCAGCAGCCgcttctgtgtctgtgtgtgctccTGCACCACCAGCTGATAAAAAAGCCAAGATGGAGAAAGTTTCGGATGATTTCTCTCTGGAAAGTTTGCTTCCCGCTGTTACTGCCACTGCCACG AAAGCAGCTCCTCCTGTGGCCGTCTGTCAAGCTCCTCCTGCCGATAAAAAAGCCAAAATGATGGACGCCAATCCCAAGACTGATGCA ggtgtctctatgtctctggaTGCTCTCAGCGCTCTTGTTGACACGTTGCCAGAAGACAAACCAAAACCTGAACTCCCCAAACTCAGACCTGAGGACATCGTCTCG GAGGACAAACACAAGAAGGAGACGGGTGTGTTTGTGGGAGAGAGGGACGACTCAATTGCTCCAGAATACAGGTTTAATGTGGACGAACTGAAAAAACTGCCTGCTCCTAAACCTGAG CCGACCATTGGTACTGGTGAGGCTCTGGACTTTTTGTCTGGAGACTTCACGGACTCTTCAGCAGCGCCTGTTGTCCAGGCTCCTCTAGCAAAG AAAGCCCCGGCAGTTCCTCCTGTGGCTGTGTGTCCTCCTGCTGATAAAAAAGTCAAGAAGGAGAACATCCCTGATGATTTCGCTCTGCAGGCTGCAACTGCTACG GATGACTTCTCTCTGGACGCTCTCAGCGCTCTCAGTGACACGTTGCCAGCAGACGTGCCAAAACCTGAAGTTCCCGAACTCAGACCTGAGGACATCGTCTCG GAGGACAAACACAAGAAGGAGAGGGGTGTGTTTGTGGGAGAGAGGGACGACTCAATTGCTCCAGAATACAGGTTTAATGTGGACGAACTGAAAAAACTGCCTGCTCCTAAACCTGAG CCGACCATTGGTACTGGTGAGGCTCTGGACTTTTTGTCTGGAGACTTCACAGACTCTTCAGCAGCGCCTGTTGTCCAGGCTCCTTCAGCACAG AAACATGAGGACACTTTAATTGTGTGTTATGGTCCTCCACCTGCTGTCATGGCTTCTGTCATCACCCCCGTGCCTCTTCCTACACAG aCCAAAGTAGAAGATTTGTCAGCTCTGGATCTCCTTTCTGGAGATTTTGTGTCTTCAACTAAAACTTCTGGACTTCAGGCACCTGTCCCTCCTCCCACCAAGAAGACCCCAGAG AAAACGGTTTGTCCTCTGGAACAGCACAGGCCAGTTGATGTCCTCCATGGACGAACACCACAAGCAAAACCCAATCAG GGgggctctctgtctctggatgCTCTCAGTGCTCTCAGTGACACGTTGCCAGAAGACAAACCAAAACCTGAACTCCCCAAACTCAGACCTGAGGACATCGTCTCG gaggacaaacacaagaagaagaagggtgtgtttgtgggagAGAGGGACGACTCAATTGCTCCAGAATACAGGTTCAATGAGGAACAACTCAAAAAACTGCCTGCTCCTGAACCTGAG cccaCCATGTGTACTGGTGATGCTCTGGACATTTTGTCTGGAGGCTTCGAGTCCTCATCAGCTCCTGTTGTCCAGGCTCCTGTCATTACCCCCTCGGCTCCTCCTGCACAG TCCTCTGCAGACTTTTCTCTGGATGCCTTGGCGGGAGaatttgtttcctcctctgccgCTCCAACGGTGAAGTCCGCTGTTTGTGTTCCCACAGAAACTGCCGCAGAG CTGTACCCAGGAGCAGACAATGCTATGGATGCTCTGTCAGACACCTTGAAGGATATCACACCCGCCCCTCAGCCCGTCCCACCTCCTGCCAAAGACATTGTCAAG GAGAAAAAGGTTGTTGAAGAAAGGCTGGTTAAGATGGGGGAGAGAGACGACTCTCTGCCACCAGAGTATCGACCCACTAAG GAAATGGGAGAAGCACCTGCACCACCCAAGGGG AAGACTATGGATGATAAAACAGCCATGGACCTGCTGTCCAGTGACTTCGGTGCCGCTGCTTCCAAGCCCGCTGCACCCGCCGCATCATCTGCTGCCACAACAAAGCTGGAACCTCCTGTGCTGGACTCAAAGCCCCTGAAG CCAATGACTGGTGCTGTCCTGGACTCCCTGTCTAGCACTCTGCTCCCAGATGTCCCAGAGTTCAAACCTACAGACAAACCAAAG GGCAAGAgcaagtcaaagtcaaagtctAAA AAACACCAAGCAGAGGAGCCGTCTCCCACTGAACAGCTGCCCGCTCAGCAAAGCTCCGACGTTGTGCCGAGATCTACAAAGAAGGAAGGGAAGAGATAG
- the cast gene encoding calpastatin isoform X33: MKHGNYRPLPLPRQNFYQSQPSQATPKPAAQVSTAKPAQFEVQVEVPPAAAKGAKEVDPFDALASILPSADPITPLLPVYTGPEVTEHDITSERGQKCGERDSTLPPGYRFEDMPPAPADYKPKDVPKPLSTDEALDSLSFGFTPSTASAAPQKQEKSQTSSAAASVSVCAPAPPADKKAKMEKVSDDFSLESLLPAVTATATKAAPPVAVCQAPPADKKAKMMDANPKTDAGVSMSLDALSALVDTLPEDKPKPELPKLRPEDIVSEDKHKKETGVFVGERDDSIAPEYRFNVDELKKLPAPKPEPTIGTGEALDFLSGDFTDSSAAPVVQAPLAKKAPAVPPVAVCPPADKKVKKENIPDDFALQAATATDDFSLDALSALSDTLPADVPKPEVPELRPEDIVSEDKHKKERGVFVGERDDSIAPEYRFNVDELKKLPAPKPEPTIGTGEALDFLSGDFTDSSAAPVVQAPSAQKHEDTLIVCYGPPPAVMASVITPVPLPTQTKVEDLSALDLLSGDFVSSTKTSGLQAPVPPPTKKTPEKTVCPLEQHRPVDVLHGRTPQAKPNQGGSLSLDALSALSDTLPEDKPKPELPKLRPEDIVSEDKHKKKKGVFVGERDDSIAPEYRFNEEQLKKLPAPEPEPTMCTGDALDILSGGFESSSAPVVQAPVITPSAPPAQSSADFSLDALAGEFVSSSAAPTVKSAVCVPTETAAELYPGADNAMDALSDTLKDITPAPQPVPPPAKDIVKEKKVVEERLVKMGERDDSLPPEYRPTKEMGEAPAPPKGKTMDDKTAMDLLSSDFGAAASKPAAPAASSAATTKLEPPVLDSKPLKPMTGAVLDSLSSTLLPDVPEFKPTDKPKGKSKSKSKSKKHQAEEPSPTEQLPAQQSSDVVPRSTKKEGKR; the protein is encoded by the exons ATG aaacacgGCAACTATCGACCCCTTCCCTTACCCCGACAAAATTTCTACCAG tcGCAGCCTAGCCAGGCCACACCCAAACCGGCAGCTCAGGTCTCCACTGCCAAGCCTGCACAGTTCGAG gtgcaggtggaggttcctccagcagcagctaaGGGAGCCAAAGAG GTTGATCCATTCGATGCCCTGGCCAGCATACTGCCATCAGCTGATCCTATCACACCCCTCCTGCCTGTATACACAGGACCGGAGGTCACAGag CATGACATCACCTCTGAGAGGGGTCAGAAGTGTGGAGAAAGAGACAGCACGCTGCCTCCAGGCTACAGATTTGAAGATATG CCTCCAGCTCCTGCAGATTATAAGCCTAAGGACGTTCCT AAACCACTGAGCACAGACGAGGCCCTGGATTCTCTTTCATTTGGATTCACGCCTTCCACTGCTTCAGCTGCACCACAGAAGCAAGAG AAATCTCAAACCTCTTCAGCAGCCgcttctgtgtctgtgtgtgctccTGCACCACCAGCTGATAAAAAAGCCAAGATGGAGAAAGTTTCGGATGATTTCTCTCTGGAAAGTTTGCTTCCCGCTGTTACTGCCACTGCCACG AAAGCAGCTCCTCCTGTGGCCGTCTGTCAAGCTCCTCCTGCCGATAAAAAAGCCAAAATGATGGACGCCAATCCCAAGACTGATGCA ggtgtctctatgtctctggaTGCTCTCAGCGCTCTTGTTGACACGTTGCCAGAAGACAAACCAAAACCTGAACTCCCCAAACTCAGACCTGAGGACATCGTCTCG GAGGACAAACACAAGAAGGAGACGGGTGTGTTTGTGGGAGAGAGGGACGACTCAATTGCTCCAGAATACAGGTTTAATGTGGACGAACTGAAAAAACTGCCTGCTCCTAAACCTGAG CCGACCATTGGTACTGGTGAGGCTCTGGACTTTTTGTCTGGAGACTTCACGGACTCTTCAGCAGCGCCTGTTGTCCAGGCTCCTCTAGCAAAG AAAGCCCCGGCAGTTCCTCCTGTGGCTGTGTGTCCTCCTGCTGATAAAAAAGTCAAGAAGGAGAACATCCCTGATGATTTCGCTCTGCAGGCTGCAACTGCTACG GATGACTTCTCTCTGGACGCTCTCAGCGCTCTCAGTGACACGTTGCCAGCAGACGTGCCAAAACCTGAAGTTCCCGAACTCAGACCTGAGGACATCGTCTCG GAGGACAAACACAAGAAGGAGAGGGGTGTGTTTGTGGGAGAGAGGGACGACTCAATTGCTCCAGAATACAGGTTTAATGTGGACGAACTGAAAAAACTGCCTGCTCCTAAACCTGAG CCGACCATTGGTACTGGTGAGGCTCTGGACTTTTTGTCTGGAGACTTCACAGACTCTTCAGCAGCGCCTGTTGTCCAGGCTCCTTCAGCACAG AAACATGAGGACACTTTAATTGTGTGTTATGGTCCTCCACCTGCTGTCATGGCTTCTGTCATCACCCCCGTGCCTCTTCCTACACAG aCCAAAGTAGAAGATTTGTCAGCTCTGGATCTCCTTTCTGGAGATTTTGTGTCTTCAACTAAAACTTCTGGACTTCAGGCACCTGTCCCTCCTCCCACCAAGAAGACCCCAGAG AAAACGGTTTGTCCTCTGGAACAGCACAGGCCAGTTGATGTCCTCCATGGACGAACACCACAAGCAAAACCCAATCAG GGgggctctctgtctctggatgCTCTCAGTGCTCTCAGTGACACGTTGCCAGAAGACAAACCAAAACCTGAACTCCCCAAACTCAGACCTGAGGACATCGTCTCG gaggacaaacacaagaagaagaagggtgtgtttgtgggagAGAGGGACGACTCAATTGCTCCAGAATACAGGTTCAATGAGGAACAACTCAAAAAACTGCCTGCTCCTGAACCTGAG cccaCCATGTGTACTGGTGATGCTCTGGACATTTTGTCTGGAGGCTTCGAGTCCTCATCAGCTCCTGTTGTCCAGGCTCCTGTCATTACCCCCTCGGCTCCTCCTGCACAG TCCTCTGCAGACTTTTCTCTGGATGCCTTGGCGGGAGaatttgtttcctcctctgccgCTCCAACGGTGAAGTCCGCTGTTTGTGTTCCCACAGAAACTGCCGCAGAG CTGTACCCAGGAGCAGACAATGCTATGGATGCTCTGTCAGACACCTTGAAGGATATCACACCCGCCCCTCAGCCCGTCCCACCTCCTGCCAAAGACATTGTCAAG GAGAAAAAGGTTGTTGAAGAAAGGCTGGTTAAGATGGGGGAGAGAGACGACTCTCTGCCACCAGAGTATCGACCCACTAAG GAAATGGGAGAAGCACCTGCACCACCCAAGGGG AAGACTATGGATGATAAAACAGCCATGGACCTGCTGTCCAGTGACTTCGGTGCCGCTGCTTCCAAGCCCGCTGCACCCGCCGCATCATCTGCTGCCACAACAAAGCTGGAACCTCCTGTGCTGGACTCAAAGCCCCTGAAG CCAATGACTGGTGCTGTCCTGGACTCCCTGTCTAGCACTCTGCTCCCAGATGTCCCAGAGTTCAAACCTACAGACAAACCAAAG GGCAAGAgcaagtcaaagtcaaagtctAAA AAACACCAAGCAGAGGAGCCGTCTCCCACTGAACAGCTGCCCGCTCAGCAAAGCTCCGACGTTGTGCCGAGATCTACAAAGAAGGAAGGGAAGAGATAG